One segment of Cyprinus carpio isolate SPL01 chromosome A17, ASM1834038v1, whole genome shotgun sequence DNA contains the following:
- the rpap1 gene encoding RNA polymerase II-associated protein 1 has protein sequence MLRRPKPTDSEADLLREQQELLAARGQSSVAVVKRPDKRRGDAAAAEPHEQGIQRDVVTIEDLPDELPTLTPAPPKKSRFKQERVRFEDEDPDERLDRHDTHISAVLSRIIERDTSAVPVSLPCITGTAFPKVLHRSVMDSEGQERALRGRKSIFARQIAAQRAKKEDVQSLNGSGTRDRSSASRHVENMETEQPESDVMDRVGGPVLLTGQGLGIANSAMETMKIHEENQSKLQTMSQSEILEEQRKLLAQLDPRLVEFVRSRKPQRTPGSESASGLVQREDFLNEPLPNSTSPELDHTIEAQESQRDTMEDDEEDENQLVVQAPITEEELPIKPQKEWLHMDKVESEKLEWTRDLPAPRKQSTKKAMQARFDFAGTLIPPTKDLPTHLGLHHHGEEPELAGYSLQELFLLSRSQLNQQRNLAVSTLANVLAKARAGEYISSLKGSVLSSLLDAGLLFLLRFSLDDSVEGVMSAAVHALRALLVSSDDEECLDNAFPWLLGMATFPLLPTAQEDEDDEGLDETIKETAREKEEKKTDHDVASQDVVKGFLKMQGLPRLRYILEVVRPSPRVVLDILEVLIRIARHSTAAATQILACPRLMNTVISEFLPCSWAPATSQALSSLYGLPVALAMKLLRVLASAGRHACARILNSLGGKELLSRFVVVEPSEMLLETGEALRCSTEALRLFAVAASYGQACNLYTDLYPVLVKRLQAGNLLCASSEAVPFLELDRIKALMVLLTRVTQTAGSHEELQRGLVSAQGTACPPPPPVVWSHVTGLQPTVISSLKGFVRALDGPAQMSSALILLPSYLLYIEAYYSQLCVQSSFQPVQCLQELESLTSDVLLPLISHQSMRNITSRFRSSSMICNPGLSAAGGEVVPSLPGLGCSRLKTSSTMAGPNTPLSLPTALLYLLNTITSIHKGLTKKFSHLILSDSVLSYLRSCIGAMPSVSHMSAWILHHEHHLLYLLLRLAHKLVPVDPEVAKHAALFHQVSLALVSWLLPGSEYLAHELMSVMTFSHCLLPEGVDGETEVAALAELQLKDRTSPAVGALLRDALQHLPSIRGCYLTHLAHLESSVLSSRDRYLGRTPFVSSHLLPELTGPSLPTDWPFLPLISLYERMGLSAGGEQQVESLPAGSVQSVTHCLQWLLVLESWREQALTVVPPVAKLARLACVFLCSSDLFLERPVQELTWALFRGLTRPAQLEALDLGSPPPGLASFHDLYSALLAQYEAVSFGDPLFGCFMLLPLQRRYSVTMRLAVFGEHVGMLRSLGVSLQQLPIPLEKFTSPMEDSLPLLRLYFRALVTGVLKRNWCPVLYAVAVAHLNAFIFSQDEVAEEKEAARRSLLRKTYYLTDEVLKNHLLLFRLPQQNLELGFSTYEQLPPIRARRLESIVGKEVKGGER, from the exons ATGTTGCGGCGTCCCAAGCCCACGGACAGCGAGGCGGATCTGCTGCGGGAGCAGCAGGAGCTTCTGGCGGCGCGCGGTCAGTCCTCTGTCGCTGTAGTGAAGCGCCCTGACAAACGCAGAGGAGACGCTGCTGCAGCTGAGCCACACGAGCAGGGAATCCAGAGAGATGTTGTGACTATAGAAG ATCTTCCAGACGAGCTTCCCACCTTGACCCCTGCACCTCCAAAGAAGTCACGCTTCAAACAGGAGCGGGTGCGTTTTGAAGATGAGGACCCAGATGAGAGACTGGACAGACATGATACCCACATCAGTGCTGTCCTATCTAGGATCATT GAGAGGGACACGAGTGCAGTGCCTGTGTCACTCCCGTGTATCACAGGCACTGCTTTCCCTAAAGTCTTACATAGATCTGTAATGGACAGTGAG GGGCAGGAAAGAGCTCTTAGAGgaagaaaaagtatttttgcaCGCCAAATTGCAGCACAAAGGGCTAAGAAGGAAGATGTCCAGTCTTTAAATGGTTCAGGGACTAGAGATCGGTCTTCTGCATCTAGACATGTGGAGAATATGGAGACTGAGCAACCTGAGTCAGATGTTATGG ACCGCGTTGGTGGCCCCGTGCTACTTACGGGTCAAGGACTTGGGATTGCAAATAGTGCCATGGAGACTATGAAAATTCATGAGGAGAATCAGTCAAAGTTGCAGACGATGTCCCAGAGTGAGATACTGGAGGAACAGAGGAAGCTACTGGCACAGCTTG ACCCTAGATTAGTGGAATTTGTGAGATCTCGAAAGCCACAGAGAACACCAGGATCTGAGTCAGCATCTGGTCTTGTGCAAAGAGAAGACTTCCTGAATGAACCTCTGCCTAATAGCACTTCTCCAGAGTTAGACCACACAATAGAAGCTCAGGAATCTCAGAGGGATACCATGGAGGACGATGAGGAAGATGAGAATCAGCTTGTAGTTCAAGCTCCAATTACAG AGGAGGAGCTGCCAATCAAGCCTCAAAAGGAGTGGCTTCACATGGACAAGGTGGAGTCAGAAAAACTGGAATGGACAAGAGACCTTCCTGCACCCAGAAAGCAGAGCACCAAAAAG GCTATGCAAGCACGTTTTGATTTTGCTGGCACTCTTATTCCACCCACCAAAGACTTGCCCACCCATTTAGGCCTGCATCACCATGGAGAGGAGCCAGAG CTGGCTGGCTACTCACTGCAAGAGCTTTTCCTTCTCTCTCGCAGTCAACTGAACCAACAGCGCAATCTGGCCGTCAGCACTCTCGCTAATGTCTTAGCCAAA GCCCGTGCTGGTGAGTACATTTCCTCTCTGAAGGGCAGTGTCTTGTCTTCTTTGCTGGATGCTGGACTCCTCTTCCTTCTGCGGTTCTCCTTGGATGACAGTGTGGAGGGTGTGATGTCAGCAGCGGTGCATGCCTTGCGAGCTCTGCTGGTTTCATCTGACGATGAA GAGTGCCTGGATAATGCCTTCCCGTGGTTGCTTGGGATGGCAACCTTTCCTTTACTGCCCACCGCTCAGGAGGATGAGGACGATGAAGGCTTGGATGAGACCATAAAAGAAACAGctagagagaaagaagaaaagaaaacggATCATGATGTTGCTAGCCAGGATGTTGTCAAG GGCTTTCTGAAGATGCAGGGTCTGCCTCGGCTGCGGTACATCCTGGAGGTGGTGCGGCCCTCTCCCCGGGTGGTTCTTGATATTCTGGAGGTTCTGATCCGAATCGCTCGCCACTCAACTGCTGCAGCAACACAG ATCTTGGCCTGTCCGCGACTAATGAACACTGTGATTTCGGAGTTTCTTCCCTGCTCCTGGGCTCCTGCCACCTCACAGGCTCTGTCCTCTTTGTACGGGCTGCCTGTTGCCTTGGCGATGAAGCTGCTTCGTGTTTTAGCAAGTGCTGGGAGGCATGCTTGTGCTAGAATA CTAAACTCTTTAGGAGGGAAGGAGCTTTTGTCACGTTTTGTGGTTGTGGAACCATCAGAGATGTTGCTGGAAACAGGTGAAGCTCTTCGCTGCAGTACAGAGGCGCTGAGGCTGTTCGCAGTGGCTGCCAGCTATGGACAGGCTTGCAATCTGTACAC AGACCTGTATCCTGTGCTGGTGAAGAGGTTGCAGGCTGGGAACCTGCTGTGTGCTTCATCTGAGGCTGTGCCGTTTCTGGAGCTGGACCGAATCAAGGCTCTGATGGTGCTGCTGACTCGGGTCACTCAAACGGCAGGGTCCCATGAAGAACTGCAGAGAGGCTTAGTCAG TGCTCAGGGTACAGCGTGTCCTCCACCTCCTCCGGTTGTGTGGAGTCATGTGACGGGTCTCCAGCCCACTGTCATTAGCTCTCTCAAGGGCTTTGTGAGAGCACTCGATGGCCCAGCTCAAATGTCAAGTGCTCTGATTCTGCTTCCATCCTACCTGCTCTACATTGAGGCGTATTATTCACAGCTCTGTGTGCAA AGCTCTTTCCAGCCAGTACAGTGTCTACAGGAACTTGAGTCACTGACTTCAGACGTGCTTCTGCCACTGATATCCCATCAGTCTATGCGAAATATAACCAGCAGATTCAG GTCCAGCTCTATGATCTGTAACCCTGGGTTGAGTGCAGCTGGTGGGGAGGTCGTCCCCAGTCTGCCAGGTCTGGGCTGCTCGAGGCTGAAGACCTCCAGCACAATGGCAGGGCCCAACACCCCTCTGTCTCTCCCTACTGCCCTCCTATACCTGCTGAACACCATCACCTCCATCCACAAAGGCTTAACAAAAAAG TTCAGTCATCTCATCCTCTCGGACTCTGTGCTGAGTTATCTGCGGTCTTGTATCGGAGCCATGCCCTCTGTTTCTCACATGAGTGCCTGGATTTTACACCATGAGCACCACCTGCTGTATCTGCTGCTCAGACTGGCTCACAAGCTG GTTCCAGTTGACCCAGAGGTGGCCAAACACGCCGCCTTGTTCCACCAAGTATCGCTGGCTCTAGTGTCCTGGCTGCTGCCTGGCAGTGAATATCTGGCACATGAACTCATGTCTGTCATGACCTTCAGTCACTGCCTCCTTCC GGAAGGTGTTGATGGTGAAACAGAGGTGGCTGCATTGGCTGAGCTGCAGCTTAAAGACAGGACTTCACCTGCTGTTGGTGCTCTACTGCGTGACGCTCTTCAACATTTGCCCTCCATCCGTGGTTGTTACCTCACCCACCTTGCACACTTGGAATCCTCTGTCCTTTCATCCCGTGACCGGTACCTTGGTCGAACCCCTTTTGTCAGCTCTCATCTCCTGCCTGAACTTACCGGCCCCTCCCTGCCTACTGACTGGCCCTTCTTACCGCTCATAAGTCTCTATGAGCGAATGGGACTGTCAGCTGGTGGTGAGCAGCAGGTCGAGTCTCTTCCAGCGGGGTCAGTGCAGTCAGTCACTCACTGCCTTCAATGGCTGCTTGTTTTGGAGAGTTGGAGGGAGCAGGCGCTCACGGTGGTGCCACCAGTGGCAAAGTTAGCTCGGCTAGCTTGTGTCTTTCTGTGCTCCAGTGACCTCTTCCTGGAACGGCCCGTGCAAGAGCTTACTTGGGCGCTGTTTCGGGGACTAACACGGCCAGCCCAGCTAGAGGCGCTGGATCTGGGCTCACCTCCACCAGGCCTGGCTTCCTTTCATGACCTATACTCTGCTCTGCTGGCGCAGTATGAGGCTGTGTCATTCGGTGACCCACTCTTTGGCTGCTTCATGCTTTTGCCTCTACAGCGGCGCTACAGTGTCACCATGAGACTGGCTGTGTTTGGAGAACATGTGGGAATGTTGCGATCCCTGGGGGTCTCGCTACAGCAG CTGCCTATTCCACTGGAGAAGTTCACGTCCCCCATGGAGGACTCGCTGCCTCTGTTGCGGCTGTATTTTCGAGCACTAGTAACAGGAGTTCTGAAGAGGAACTGGTGTCCTGTACTTTATGCGGTGGCTGTTGCCCACCTAAATGCGTTTATCTTCTCC
- the LOC109107803 gene encoding transmembrane protein 151B-like, producing the protein MLSLDLETDTTAEDTAPSTPDGGAETPASLDVLEEQWPIKQSLSASMCRETHWRCLLLSLLMYSCLGAVAWCQLTQVTKLSFDSSSTSLTASMNSLRGGGGRAMIYHDSPCSDGYVYIPLAFLLMLYAVYLMECWHCRARSELQCKANVESVYERVLRMRQARPCVWWKAISYHFVRRTRQVTRYRNGDAYTTTQVYHERVNTHVAEGEFDYSHCGMRDVSRNLRGLEAHTATRLHFSKCFSFTGAGPENAYLNQRARFFSEIEGLDDYMEAREGMLLKNVDFKEHLIAYVDPDQLPWYTSRVTFWLAALLMLSWPLRVLIEYRTAFVHYQVEKLFGLEYSNDSPSPEADATTRNNRYGLPRAETIDSTELEWHIRSNRQLIPSYSEAMLMNLGTSGSNHRESISSNRLLLDSCSAQSYGTLVQNCEHCCNQEGGRRRPTISSSCSSIFSRHTFHSRLSLDTSHFSLCRMYGSRRTMGLWRSRSSTLTERCCPDEQCCRSYTSQLALNDSPPTYQDARFFPVLIVHRPEGCGDSSEVRRYYVRRGSCCVETSV; encoded by the exons ATGTTGTCTCTAGATCTGGAAACTGATACTACTGCGGAGGACACCGCGCCAAGCACCCCAGATGGAGGCGCGGAGACACCGGCCAGTCTCGATGTGCTGGAAGAG CAATGGCCAATAAAGCAGTCCCTGAGTGCCTCTATGTGCCGCGAGACGCACTGGCGATGCCTTCTCCTTTCACTGCTCATGTACAGCTGCCTGGGTGCCGTGGCCTGGTGTCAGCTCACCCAGGTCACCAAGTTGAGCTTCGATTCCTCCAGTACTTCCCTCACAGCCTCAATGAACTCTCTTAGAGGAGGAGGAGGTCGTGCCATGATATACCACGACAGCCCTTGCTCTGACGGTTATGTGTACATCCCCTTGGCCTTCCTGCTCATGCTCTACGCCGTTTACCTTATGGAGTGCTGGCACTGTCGTGCCCGCAGCGAGTTACAGTGCAAGGCCAACGTTGAGAGCGTGTACGAAAGGGTTCTGCGCATGCGTCAAGCCCGCCCGTGCGTCTGGTGGAAAGCCATCAGTTACCATTTCGTACGCAGGACTCGACAAGTGACGCGTTACCGGAATGGAGACGCCTACACGACCACGCAGGTTTATCACGAGCGTGTTAACACACATGTGGCAGAGGGCGAGTTCGACTATAGCCACTGCGGAATGAGAGACGTCTCGCGCAACTTGCGTGGGCTGGAGGCTCACACGGCGACACGGTTACATTTCTCCAAGTGCTTCAGTTTCACAGGAGCAGGACCTGAAAATGCGTACCTCAACCAACGAGCCAGGTTCTTCTCGGAAATCGAGGGACTGGATGACTACATGGAAGCCCGCGAAGGCATGCTGCTGAAGAACGTCGACTTTAAAGAGCACCTCATCGCTTATGTGGATCCCGACCAACTGCCGTGGTACACCTCGCGGGTCACCTTCTGGTTGGCAGCTCTCCTCATGCTCTCCTGGCCACTGCGAGTGCTGATCGAGTACCGGACGGCGTTTGTGCACTACCAAGTTGAGAAACTCTTCGGACTAGAGTATAGCAACGACAGCCCATCTCCAGAGGCCGACGCCACCACAAGGAACAATCGCTACGGCCTTCCGAGAGCAGAAACCATCGACAGTACGGAGCTGGAATGGCACATTCGCTCAAACCGCCAGCTTATACCAAGCTACTCGGAGGCCATGCTAATGAACCTGGGGACTTCTGGGTCAAACCACAGAGAAAGCATTTCCTCCAACCGCTTGCTGTTGGACAGCTGCTCGGCACAGAGCTACGGGACGTTGGTTCAGAACTGTGAGCACTGTTGCAATCAGGAAGGCGGGCGAAGACGGCCAACTATCAGCTCTAGCTGTTCCTCCATCTTCTCTCGCCACACCTTCCACTCCCGTTTGTCCCTGGACACCTCGCACTTCTCGCTGTGCCGCATGTACGGCTCCAGGCGCACCATGGGGCTGTGGAGGAGCCGCAGTAGTACACTTACAGAGCGCTGCTGCCCTGATGAGCAGTGCTGCAGGTCTTACACCAGTCAGCTTGCACTTAATGACAGCCCACCGACCTACCAAGACGCCCGCTTCTTCCCAGTTCTTATTGTACATCGGCCTGAGGGCTGTGGAGACTCCTCTGAGGTGAGGAGATATTATGTTCGCAGAGGCTCCTGTTGTGTGGAGACTTCGGTTTAA